The following are from one region of the Methanospirillum hungatei genome:
- a CDS encoding methyl-coenzyme M reductase glutamine C-methyltransferase: MVGAPGLYTYGAMRIGGIIREAGFKPQITRNISDLRGDTIFLSLYSTLHLLDPVIKDTVLRIQQEGGTCIIGGPVSSGPEMVLGELHPDLVVCGEGEESVSRIIEGNDFSDCPNCAYLEKNEIIKTSQHRVEDITFPLPLIPEDIATQDIRGAQTYIETHRGCFGRCGFCQVPRVFGRRIRSRTLEEILTEVRAFQKKGVRKLALIGGTGSLYRSRDGEVNSDAFISLLEGISSIMGPKNVSCPDIRADCLTEEVLEAVRAHTIGWIFFGVESGSEKVLDLMQKGIPIDKVRDAVEQCRQYGVKPAGSFITGYPGEEEEDFQITKDIMEELCLDDVFISIAEPIPSTPLAKQICSQDPVLDLVSIPHTGDYAGLHLSEAEARAFDLMLHSDVCRPVPRMTQDTQYKAYLKEARKQGTDIRNVTHLLRKYYSG, encoded by the coding sequence ATGGTAGGGGCTCCCGGACTCTACACCTATGGAGCAATGCGAATTGGCGGGATCATTCGGGAAGCGGGATTTAAACCACAGATTACCCGGAATATCTCCGATTTACGTGGGGACACAATTTTTTTGAGCCTTTATAGTACACTTCATCTTCTTGATCCGGTGATAAAAGACACAGTCCTGAGAATACAACAGGAGGGAGGAACTTGTATTATCGGAGGGCCAGTGTCCTCCGGTCCTGAAATGGTTTTGGGTGAACTACATCCTGATCTTGTTGTTTGTGGTGAAGGTGAAGAATCAGTATCCAGAATCATAGAGGGAAATGATTTTTCAGACTGCCCGAATTGTGCATATCTGGAAAAAAATGAAATCATAAAGACTAGCCAACACCGGGTAGAAGATATCACCTTCCCGCTCCCCTTAATCCCTGAAGACATCGCAACTCAGGATATCCGAGGCGCCCAGACCTATATTGAAACCCATCGGGGGTGTTTTGGGCGGTGCGGATTCTGTCAGGTGCCACGGGTGTTTGGCAGACGAATCAGGAGCAGGACTCTTGAAGAGATCCTCACAGAAGTCAGAGCATTTCAAAAGAAAGGGGTCAGAAAACTTGCCCTTATCGGAGGAACCGGATCATTATACCGATCACGGGATGGCGAAGTTAATTCAGATGCGTTTATCAGTCTTCTCGAAGGCATTTCATCGATTATGGGACCTAAAAATGTTTCATGCCCAGATATCCGGGCTGATTGCCTTACAGAAGAAGTACTTGAAGCAGTCCGGGCACACACTATCGGTTGGATTTTTTTCGGTGTAGAATCAGGGAGTGAAAAAGTGCTTGACCTGATGCAAAAAGGTATCCCAATTGACAAGGTCCGGGATGCAGTTGAACAATGCAGGCAATATGGAGTAAAGCCTGCAGGAAGTTTCATCACAGGATATCCAGGAGAAGAAGAGGAGGACTTTCAGATTACAAAGGATATTATGGAAGAACTCTGTTTGGATGACGTCTTCATATCAATTGCTGAACCAATCCCAAGTACTCCACTGGCTAAACAGATATGTTCTCAAGATCCGGTTTTAGATCTTGTATCCATACCACACACCGGTGATTATGCCGGGCTCCACCTATCAGAAGCGGAAGCCAGGGCATTTGACTTGATGCTCCATTCGGATGTGTGCAGACCTGTTCCTCGAATGACACAGGATACCCAATATAAGGCATATCTAAAAGAGGCAAGGAAACAGGGAACCGACATCAGAAATGTAACTCACCTTCTTCGAAAATATTATTCAGGGTAA
- a CDS encoding DUF2124 domain-containing protein: protein MGQSTYSGVPGILRPFKEYIEKWALPSGSEIVFYGVPGTCTPFVELLCFAIRSLPVTCIFVPYTHEEKAHKLALKTDVGFQAIENYAPKNPAVVVIMGGLAMPNMPVTADDVAVVLKKWKGAGTIGVCFMHMFEKAGWLDKVHFDMLIDADISVSVTSE, encoded by the coding sequence ATGGGACAATCTACCTATTCCGGGGTTCCAGGTATTCTGCGACCCTTTAAAGAATATATTGAGAAATGGGCGCTTCCATCTGGATCAGAAATTGTTTTTTATGGTGTTCCAGGAACCTGTACTCCCTTTGTTGAGTTACTTTGCTTTGCTATCAGATCTCTTCCTGTCACCTGTATCTTTGTTCCTTACACTCATGAGGAAAAAGCTCATAAACTGGCTTTGAAGACTGATGTCGGATTTCAGGCAATAGAAAATTATGCTCCGAAGAACCCAGCTGTAGTAGTAATAATGGGTGGACTTGCAATGCCGAACATGCCGGTAACCGCCGATGATGTTGCGGTAGTATTGAAAAAATGGAAAGGGGCAGGGACCATCGGCGTCTGTTTTATGCATATGTTTGAAAAAGCGGGCTGGCTTGATAAGGTGCATTTTGATATGCTCATAGATGCTGATATTTCGGTTTCTGTAACATCTGAATAA
- a CDS encoding Mrp/NBP35 family ATP-binding protein, with protein MEHSQKTNLPERANINVRHVILVLSGKGGVGKSTVSVNLAYALAMKGKQVGLLDLDIHGPNVPKMLGIEKHQLLSENNKIIPVRVLDNLQVVSMAFLLPHRNSPVVWRGPMKSSAIRQFLEDTAWEPLDYLIVDLPPGTGDEALTVAQSAPNISGAVIVTSPQSVSTLDSSKAITFSRDLGIEVLGVIENMSGYICPSCKKEVDIFGKGGGEKIAEEMDVPYLGNIPVDVDIRRSCDEGWPYVAKITGSPAWSSIHTIIEKLNARIEKSK; from the coding sequence ATGGAACATTCTCAAAAAACCAATCTGCCCGAAAGAGCGAATATTAATGTTCGCCATGTTATACTCGTTCTTTCAGGAAAAGGCGGTGTTGGCAAATCAACAGTATCTGTAAATCTGGCATATGCTCTGGCAATGAAGGGTAAGCAGGTGGGCCTGCTCGATCTGGACATTCATGGTCCAAACGTGCCAAAAATGCTTGGTATTGAAAAACATCAATTACTTTCAGAAAATAATAAAATAATTCCAGTTCGTGTCCTTGACAACCTTCAAGTGGTTTCTATGGCTTTTCTTCTTCCTCATAGAAACTCTCCGGTAGTGTGGAGGGGTCCGATGAAATCTTCAGCGATAAGGCAATTTCTAGAGGATACTGCATGGGAACCTCTTGATTATCTGATCGTTGATCTCCCGCCCGGTACGGGTGATGAAGCGTTGACTGTAGCCCAATCTGCACCTAACATTTCTGGTGCTGTTATTGTTACATCTCCACAGTCTGTTTCTACCCTTGATTCATCCAAAGCAATTACGTTCAGTAGAGATCTAGGCATCGAAGTACTTGGCGTGATAGAGAATATGAGTGGGTATATCTGCCCTTCATGTAAAAAGGAAGTTGATATATTTGGAAAAGGTGGGGGCGAAAAGATAGCAGAAGAGATGGATGTTCCCTATCTTGGTAATATTCCAGTGGATGTTGATATCAGGCGGTCATGTGATGAGGGTTGGCCGTATGTCGCAAAAATTACTGGAAGTCCTGCATGGTCTTCTATTCACACAATAATCGAAAAACTGAATGCACGGATCGAAAAATCCAAATAG
- a CDS encoding NifB/NifX family molybdenum-iron cluster-binding protein → MIVSIPSSGSTLDSQMDDRFGRAPYFAFFDTDSGSSRIEANPHAGGSGGVGPMAVQFLVKNNVQILIAPRLGGNADGALKASNITVIMRNPDVTVEAAYNAWKQSSENSS, encoded by the coding sequence ATGATAGTAAGCATACCTTCGAGTGGTTCCACCCTGGACTCTCAAATGGATGATCGATTTGGACGTGCTCCGTACTTTGCATTCTTTGATACTGACAGTGGCAGCTCTAGAATAGAAGCAAACCCACACGCAGGAGGATCAGGAGGTGTTGGTCCAATGGCAGTACAGTTTTTAGTTAAAAACAATGTGCAGATTCTTATTGCACCCCGCCTTGGAGGCAATGCAGATGGTGCCCTGAAAGCATCCAACATAACAGTGATCATGCGAAATCCGGATGTAACCGTAGAAGCTGCATATAATGCATGGAAACAGAGTTCTGAGAACTCTTCATGA
- a CDS encoding P-loop NTPase, with amino-acid sequence MQIVIASGKGGTGKTTISSNLGYVLSQSKKITIADCDVEEPNLGIFFTCIPQIREIHVIVPHVDENACLYCGACGEFCRFGALTVLKDRVLFFPQLCHSCGGCFRVCPHEALEENPALVGCIETCNLTDSLTLVTGRLREGDVRTTAVIHAVRDQIKDDSLVLLDAPPGTACPFIETVDDTSLCVLVTEPTPFGLHDLSVAVDVLDVLHIPVAVIINRSDGNDDIIEEYCLKRNLPILMKVPLDMALLRIQNNGSLISQVDPVWFDRFSILGDQILAYAGGLQ; translated from the coding sequence ATGCAGATTGTAATTGCCAGTGGAAAAGGAGGAACCGGAAAAACAACTATCTCCTCCAATCTTGGATATGTCCTTTCTCAAAGCAAAAAAATTACAATTGCGGATTGTGATGTTGAAGAGCCAAACCTGGGTATTTTTTTCACCTGCATTCCACAAATCAGAGAGATTCATGTTATTGTCCCTCATGTGGATGAAAATGCCTGTCTTTATTGCGGTGCGTGTGGAGAATTCTGCAGATTTGGTGCTTTGACAGTACTAAAAGATCGAGTGTTGTTTTTTCCCCAGTTGTGCCATTCATGCGGAGGATGTTTCCGTGTCTGTCCTCATGAGGCCTTAGAAGAAAACCCTGCCCTGGTTGGGTGCATTGAAACCTGCAATCTTACCGATTCCTTAACTTTGGTCACAGGCAGACTGCGGGAAGGTGATGTCAGGACAACTGCAGTAATACATGCGGTACGAGACCAGATTAAGGATGATTCACTTGTTTTGTTGGATGCTCCTCCTGGTACTGCATGCCCCTTTATAGAGACAGTCGATGATACATCCTTGTGCGTTTTGGTAACAGAACCCACCCCGTTTGGTCTTCATGATTTAAGCGTTGCCGTAGATGTTCTTGATGTTCTTCATATCCCTGTTGCAGTAATTATTAACCGGAGTGATGGGAATGATGATATTATTGAAGAATATTGTCTGAAGCGAAATCTGCCCATCCTCATGAAAGTTCCACTTGATATGGCATTACTCCGAATTCAGAATAATGGTTCTCTCATTTCTCAGGTTGACCCAGTCTGGTTTGATCGTTTTTCAATACTTGGTGATCAAATTCTTGCTTATGCTGGGGGACTTCAATGA
- a CDS encoding ATP-binding protein — MIQVAVVSGKGGTGKTILTASLASLLPQDKVLIDADVDAANLALLLDPVDCSADEFRGMDGAFIDPGSCVGCGICAQACNFEAIQKNQDLYGVVPYRCEGCGTCVLVCPEDAVQMQPRVTGRIHYAQSHAGPLLYGSLMPGSGNSGLLVHRLRQEARVKHPDVSLVLIDGPPGIGCPLISTITGIQVAILVTEPSKSAKSDLMRLITLCRSFQVRMYLVINRYDVNEDIAKEICQIAAEKDIHLLGMIPYDLDVLKATRNGIPVSTISGHASEAIHQIAKNLSGEIDQI, encoded by the coding sequence ATGATCCAGGTAGCTGTTGTAAGTGGGAAAGGTGGAACTGGAAAAACAATCCTCACCGCTTCACTTGCTTCATTGTTACCTCAGGATAAAGTCTTGATAGATGCTGACGTTGATGCAGCAAATCTTGCACTCCTATTAGATCCTGTTGATTGCAGCGCTGATGAATTCAGAGGCATGGATGGGGCTTTTATTGATCCTGGTTCCTGTGTTGGATGTGGCATTTGTGCACAGGCCTGTAATTTTGAAGCCATACAAAAAAATCAGGATCTGTATGGGGTAGTACCATATCGATGTGAGGGCTGCGGGACCTGTGTTCTTGTGTGTCCTGAAGATGCTGTTCAGATGCAGCCCAGGGTTACTGGCAGAATACATTATGCACAATCCCATGCAGGACCACTCCTCTATGGATCACTGATGCCGGGATCAGGAAATTCAGGATTGCTTGTTCATCGTCTTAGGCAGGAAGCAAGAGTGAAACATCCGGATGTTTCCCTCGTTCTGATTGATGGACCTCCTGGAATTGGGTGCCCTCTTATATCGACTATCACCGGAATCCAGGTTGCAATATTAGTTACAGAACCGAGCAAGTCTGCCAAGTCAGATTTGATGCGTCTGATTACATTATGTAGATCCTTTCAAGTCAGGATGTATCTGGTGATAAACCGGTATGATGTAAATGAGGATATCGCCAAAGAAATTTGTCAGATAGCAGCAGAAAAGGATATTCATCTGCTTGGCATGATACCATATGATCTGGATGTTCTAAAAGCAACGAGAAATGGGATTCCCGTCAGTACGATATCTGGTCATGCATCGGAAGCGATACATCAGATTGCGAAGAACCTTTCAGGTGAGATCGATCAAATATGA
- a CDS encoding DUF134 domain-containing protein — MMDVENGSGQQRRRGRPRIRRRLSEFGSLRCYGPRCLVPVEEEPVILLPEEIEVLRLIDLDGMEQEEAASFLGVSRRTVWKDLHDARRKVTDALVNGKIIEVSGCMRQGGDECPKTHEFLCPRDAHVCPRIVHDDTDESL, encoded by the coding sequence ATGATGGATGTGGAGAATGGCAGCGGACAGCAACGAAGACGTGGTCGACCCAGGATCAGAAGAAGACTTTCTGAGTTTGGCTCACTCCGCTGTTATGGGCCACGATGTCTTGTTCCGGTAGAGGAAGAGCCTGTCATATTACTTCCTGAAGAGATTGAGGTGTTACGACTCATAGATCTCGATGGAATGGAACAGGAAGAGGCTGCTTCTTTTCTGGGAGTTTCCAGAAGAACCGTTTGGAAAGATCTTCATGATGCCAGGCGTAAAGTAACTGATGCACTGGTTAACGGGAAGATTATTGAGGTCTCCGGATGTATGAGGCAAGGAGGAGACGAATGCCCAAAAACCCATGAATTTCTCTGTCCCCGGGATGCCCATGTCTGTCCGAGGATTGTTCACGATGATACTGATGAATCCTTGTGA
- a CDS encoding NifB/NifX family molybdenum-iron cluster-binding protein, with the protein MKVAIACDGKDVSAHFGHCEGYAIYDATDSVIAYSETLQSPGHEPGRLPVFLAEHGVNLIIAGGMGARAVQLFNDNNIEVILGVSGPVDVAAQNFIGGKLQSTGSICSHHDHECSGH; encoded by the coding sequence ATGAAAGTTGCAATTGCGTGTGATGGAAAGGATGTGTCGGCACATTTTGGACACTGTGAAGGGTATGCAATATATGATGCTACTGATTCTGTGATAGCATATTCTGAAACCCTGCAAAGTCCGGGGCATGAACCAGGACGGCTTCCGGTTTTTCTGGCTGAACATGGTGTAAACCTGATAATTGCCGGAGGAATGGGAGCTCGTGCTGTTCAACTCTTCAATGATAACAATATTGAGGTTATTCTTGGAGTAAGTGGCCCGGTTGATGTTGCTGCACAGAATTTTATTGGCGGAAAATTACAGTCCACCGGTAGTATCTGTTCACATCACGATCATGAGTGTTCCGGACATTAA
- a CDS encoding radical SAM protein: MIHHIFGPVISRRLGRSLGIDLIPFKTCSYNCVYCECGATTDLISQRREFFRTDEIIHQVDTILSSSPRLDYITFAGSGEPTLSLSLGPVLAHLKQNYDQYKVAVLTNGSLCTDPDVRRDLLKADLVSPTITTTTQEIFEKIHRPVPGLSVTQIIQGIKNLRNEYLGQIWLEVFLVPGLNTTDTELDKLRTATYRIRPNRIQLNYLDRPGTEAWVSSPDPMQLKNIQDFFAEGGIPVDITGFDEPGTLLSDDDSIALIDETLRRRPCTAEDIAHMTGLQAPEVRKKLALMVQQGIVQAKSGERGIFYWVGINV, translated from the coding sequence ATGATTCACCATATTTTCGGACCGGTTATCTCAAGACGACTTGGTCGATCGCTTGGTATTGACCTCATCCCTTTCAAAACATGTTCATACAACTGTGTATACTGCGAATGTGGAGCAACAACTGATCTCATATCGCAGAGAAGAGAATTTTTCAGGACCGATGAGATCATCCACCAGGTAGATACAATCCTCTCCTCTTCTCCAAGACTTGATTATATCACGTTTGCCGGATCAGGCGAACCCACCCTCTCGCTCTCTCTCGGCCCTGTGCTTGCCCACCTGAAACAAAACTATGATCAGTATAAGGTAGCGGTCCTTACCAATGGAAGTCTCTGCACTGACCCTGATGTACGGCGGGATCTTCTCAAGGCTGATCTCGTGAGTCCAACGATAACAACAACCACACAAGAGATCTTCGAGAAAATTCACCGGCCTGTTCCGGGATTGTCGGTTACTCAAATCATCCAGGGAATAAAGAACCTAAGGAACGAGTATTTAGGCCAGATCTGGCTGGAAGTATTCCTGGTTCCCGGACTGAACACCACGGATACTGAACTTGATAAGCTCCGGACTGCTACATACCGTATCAGGCCAAACAGGATCCAGCTCAATTACCTTGACCGGCCGGGAACAGAAGCATGGGTGTCTTCACCTGACCCGATGCAATTAAAGAATATCCAGGATTTCTTTGCTGAAGGAGGAATACCGGTTGATATCACGGGCTTTGATGAACCAGGTACGCTTCTCTCTGATGATGACAGTATTGCCCTGATAGATGAAACACTCCGTCGTCGTCCCTGTACTGCAGAAGATATCGCACACATGACCGGACTTCAGGCACCGGAGGTCAGAAAAAAACTGGCTCTGATGGTTCAGCAGGGGATTGTTCAGGCAAAAAGTGGTGAACGGGGAATTTTTTACTGGGTAGGTATAAACGTTTAA
- a CDS encoding DUF5320 domain-containing protein, protein MPGFDRTGPLGRGSMTGRGFGYCRTTYQSARQPVAPSGDSQTITTENVPVYQPPVQSQAPIYGRGRGGIPYGGGRGCTFGGPRGRRGRCFW, encoded by the coding sequence ATGCCAGGATTTGATAGAACCGGACCTCTTGGACGAGGTTCCATGACAGGAAGAGGATTTGGATACTGCCGCACTACATATCAGTCAGCACGTCAACCTGTCGCACCTTCCGGAGATAGTCAGACAATCACAACCGAAAATGTTCCCGTATATCAGCCACCAGTTCAGAGTCAAGCACCAATATACGGACGCGGTCGTGGAGGAATACCCTATGGCGGGGGACGAGGATGTACATTTGGAGGTCCGCGAGGAAGAAGGGGACGATGTTTCTGGTAA
- a CDS encoding tetratricopeptide repeat protein — translation MSHNLLTLLILTILLSVVGIVCTADTGKVYYNGYAFDPDLVPSGMVPYEDGWSHGSLFSAPNWLLKQIDQNLMSTVLDRGVTPSPTPTITPDQTDDYITTGYAALDGGNYRGAYSAFQKATELDPTNPEAWYGLGITLERQKRYLSALEAYQQAITSAEGAASNWASYAGLGRVFNNLNRFPEAVNALETALTQYENAGVSHPDEQDEITRLLEEVRRKLGEHNSYFSSPYIPPLVTGG, via the coding sequence ATGTCACACAATCTTCTGACCCTGCTTATCCTCACTATTCTTCTGAGCGTTGTAGGTATAGTCTGCACCGCTGATACCGGGAAAGTATATTATAATGGATACGCATTCGATCCAGATCTTGTTCCATCCGGAATGGTACCATACGAGGATGGCTGGTCACATGGTTCGTTATTCTCTGCTCCAAACTGGCTTCTAAAACAGATAGATCAAAACCTTATGAGTACTGTCCTGGACAGAGGAGTCACTCCCTCACCTACTCCGACGATCACTCCCGACCAGACAGACGACTATATTACTACAGGGTATGCTGCACTTGATGGGGGAAATTACCGGGGTGCATACTCAGCTTTTCAAAAAGCCACTGAACTGGATCCCACAAATCCCGAAGCGTGGTATGGATTAGGTATCACCCTTGAACGTCAAAAAAGGTATCTTTCAGCACTTGAAGCTTATCAACAGGCAATAACCAGTGCTGAAGGCGCTGCATCCAACTGGGCATCCTATGCAGGATTAGGAAGAGTTTTCAATAATCTGAATCGATTTCCAGAGGCGGTCAATGCACTTGAAACAGCTCTTACTCAGTACGAAAATGCGGGAGTATCACATCCTGATGAGCAGGATGAAATAACACGACTGCTTGAGGAGGTAAGACGAAAATTAGGAGAGCATAACTCATATTTTAGTTCACCTTACATCCCCCCGTTGGTAACTGGGGGATAA
- the mcrA gene encoding coenzyme-B sulfoethylthiotransferase subunit alpha, which yields MAKIERAQKLFLKALKTKFEGDVADTKTGFYNFGGLNQSARKKEFMEASKKVELRRGISMYDPNRCHLGGLPMGQRQLMTYEVSGTGTFVEGDDLHFVNNPAMQQMWDDIRRTIIVNMDLAHSTLQKRLGKEITPETINEYLHILNHAMPGGAVVQEHMVETHPSVVDDCYCKVFTGDSELADQLEKQFVLDVNKLFPAKQAEALNEAVGKSLWQAIHIPTIVSRTCDGGTTSRWSAMQIGMSFITAYRMCAGEAAVADLSFAAKHAGVIQMASHLPARRARGPNEPGGIMFGHFADMIQANRKYPNDPAKASLEVVGAGCMLFDQIWLGSYMSGGVGFTQYATAAYTDNILDEFTYYGMDYIKDKYKVDFKAVDPAQKVKPTQEVVNDIAGEVTLNAMEQYEQFPTMMEDHFGGSQRAGVIAAASGLSVGIATANSNAGLNGWYLSMLMHKEGWSRLGFFGYDLQDQCGSTNSLSVRPDEGCIGEYRGPNYPNYAMNVGHQGEYAAIVGSSHYTRNDGFCLSPMIKITFADPSLPFDFAEPRKEFAKGAIREFVACGERTLLMPAR from the coding sequence ATGGCAAAAATAGAGAGAGCACAGAAACTTTTCCTCAAAGCACTGAAGACCAAATTCGAGGGAGACGTCGCAGACACCAAGACCGGTTTTTACAACTTTGGTGGCCTGAACCAGTCTGCAAGAAAGAAAGAGTTCATGGAAGCATCCAAGAAGGTAGAACTTCGCCGTGGAATCTCCATGTACGACCCCAACCGCTGCCACCTCGGTGGTCTGCCAATGGGTCAGCGTCAGCTCATGACCTACGAAGTTTCCGGAACCGGAACCTTTGTAGAGGGTGATGACCTGCACTTTGTCAACAACCCGGCAATGCAGCAGATGTGGGATGATATCCGTCGTACTATCATCGTCAACATGGACCTTGCACACAGCACTCTTCAGAAGCGTCTTGGCAAGGAAATTACTCCTGAAACTATCAACGAGTACCTCCACATCTTAAACCACGCAATGCCCGGTGGTGCAGTCGTTCAGGAACACATGGTTGAGACCCACCCAAGTGTTGTCGATGACTGTTACTGTAAAGTCTTTACCGGAGATTCCGAACTTGCAGACCAGCTCGAGAAGCAGTTTGTCCTCGATGTCAACAAGCTCTTCCCCGCAAAACAGGCAGAAGCACTGAATGAAGCTGTCGGCAAGTCACTCTGGCAGGCAATCCACATCCCGACCATCGTCTCACGTACCTGTGATGGTGGAACTACATCCCGGTGGTCTGCCATGCAGATCGGTATGTCCTTCATTACCGCATACCGCATGTGTGCCGGAGAAGCAGCAGTCGCTGACCTGTCCTTTGCAGCAAAGCACGCTGGTGTTATCCAGATGGCAAGCCACCTCCCAGCCCGTCGTGCACGTGGTCCGAATGAGCCAGGTGGAATCATGTTCGGTCACTTCGCTGACATGATCCAGGCAAACCGGAAGTACCCGAACGACCCGGCAAAGGCATCCCTTGAGGTTGTCGGTGCAGGTTGTATGCTCTTTGACCAGATCTGGCTCGGTTCCTACATGTCTGGTGGTGTCGGATTCACCCAGTATGCAACCGCAGCATACACCGACAACATCCTCGATGAGTTCACCTACTATGGTATGGACTACATCAAGGACAAGTACAAAGTCGACTTCAAGGCAGTTGACCCGGCACAGAAGGTCAAGCCAACCCAGGAAGTCGTCAATGACATCGCTGGTGAGGTCACCCTCAATGCAATGGAGCAGTACGAACAGTTCCCAACCATGATGGAGGACCACTTCGGAGGTTCCCAGCGTGCAGGAGTTATCGCAGCAGCATCCGGTCTTTCAGTCGGTATCGCAACTGCAAACTCCAACGCAGGTCTGAATGGATGGTATCTCTCCATGCTCATGCACAAGGAAGGCTGGTCACGTCTCGGATTCTTCGGATACGACCTGCAGGACCAGTGTGGTTCCACCAACTCACTCTCAGTCAGACCTGACGAGGGTTGTATCGGTGAATACCGTGGTCCAAACTACCCGAACTACGCAATGAATGTGGGACACCAGGGAGAATACGCAGCAATTGTCGGTTCTTCACACTACACCAGAAACGATGGTTTCTGTCTGTCCCCAATGATCAAGATCACCTTCGCAGACCCATCCCTGCCGTTCGACTTTGCCGAGCCACGGAAGGAGTTCGCAAAGGGTGCAATCCGCGAGTTCGTAGCCTGCGGAGAGCGTACTCTTCTCATGCCAGCCCGTTAA
- the mcrG gene encoding coenzyme-B sulfoethylthiotransferase subunit gamma translates to MAYTPQYGPGQSVVAENRRKQMNPNVKLEKIRNVTDEDIVLILGHRAPGQAYPAAHPPLAEQGEPDCPIRKIVTPTDGAKAGDRVRYIQFADSMFNAPSQPYQRTYTECYRYRGIDPGTLSGRQIVECRERDLEKISADLINTNLFDPARVGIRGATVHGHSLRLAEDGMMFDMLQRCVLEGGSVKYVKDQIGTPLDKKVDVGKPMDDAWLKANTTMFHSLVGTSYRSDAEYIEYIQRIHSLRTKYGFMPVE, encoded by the coding sequence ATGGCATATACTCCACAGTATGGTCCAGGCCAGTCTGTTGTCGCCGAAAACCGGCGCAAGCAGATGAACCCAAATGTAAAGCTTGAAAAAATTCGCAATGTCACTGACGAGGACATTGTCCTTATTCTCGGACACCGTGCACCAGGTCAGGCATATCCGGCTGCACACCCACCACTTGCAGAACAGGGTGAGCCAGACTGCCCAATCAGAAAGATTGTCACCCCAACCGACGGTGCAAAGGCTGGAGACCGTGTTCGGTACATCCAGTTCGCAGACTCAATGTTTAACGCACCATCCCAGCCGTACCAGAGAACCTACACCGAGTGTTACCGCTACCGTGGTATCGACCCAGGAACTCTGTCCGGCCGTCAGATCGTCGAGTGCCGTGAGCGTGACCTTGAAAAAATCTCCGCTGACCTGATCAACACGAACCTCTTTGATCCGGCACGTGTCGGTATCCGTGGTGCAACGGTGCACGGTCACTCACTCCGTCTTGCAGAAGATGGTATGATGTTCGACATGCTGCAGCGGTGTGTCCTCGAAGGCGGATCCGTCAAGTACGTCAAGGACCAGATTGGTACCCCACTCGACAAGAAGGTCGATGTTGGTAAGCCAATGGATGATGCCTGGCTGAAAGCAAACACTACCATGTTCCACTCACTCGTTGGTACCTCTTACCGGAGCGACGCCGAGTACATTGAATATATCCAGCGGATCCACTCCCTGAGAACAAAATACGGTTTCATGCCGGTGGAGTAA